In Felis catus isolate Fca126 chromosome A2, F.catus_Fca126_mat1.0, whole genome shotgun sequence, the following proteins share a genomic window:
- the LOC101084693 gene encoding LOW QUALITY PROTEIN: olfactory receptor-like protein OLF4 (The sequence of the model RefSeq protein was modified relative to this genomic sequence to represent the inferred CDS: deleted 1 base in 1 codon), which translates to MEPGNITRISKFLLLGFSERPELQPLIFGLFLSMYLITVFGNLLILLAVSSDSHLHTPMYFFLANLSFVDICFTSTTVPKMLWNIQTQTKVITYEDCITQMNFFVTFAGMDDFLLAVMAYDRFVAICHPLHYMVIMSPWLCGLLVLVSWITSVLHSLLQTSMVLALSFCTEVEIPHFFCELNQMIQLACSDTFLDNLVMYFAAMLLAGGPLVGILYSYSKIVSSIRGISSAQGKYKAFSTCASHLSVVSLFYCASLGVYLSSAATQSSRSSATASVMYTVVTPMLNPFIYSLRNRDIKRALKRIVGIQ; encoded by the exons ATGGAACCAGGAAATATTACACGGATATCGAAATTTCTTCTCCTGGGATTTTCAGAGAGACCAGAACTGCAGCCCCTCATATTTGGGCTTTTCCTCTCCATGTACCTGATCACTGTGTTTGGGAACCTGCTCATCCTCCTGGCCGTCAGCTCTgactcccacctccacacccccatgtacttcttcctggccaACCTGTCCTTTGTAGACATCTGCTTCACCTCCACCACCGTCCCGAAGATGCTCTGGAACATCCAGACCCAGACCAAAGTCATAACCTATGAGGACTGTATCACACAAATGAACTTTTTCGTAACCTTTGCAGGGATGGACGACTTTCTCCTGGCTGTGATGGCCTATGACAGGTTTGTGGCCATCTGTCACCCTCTGCACTACATGGTCATCATGAGCCCCTGGCTCTGTGGGCTGCTGGTTCTGGTGTCCTGGATCACGAGTGTCCTGCATTCCTTGTTACAAACTTCAATGGTGTTGGCA CTGTCCTTCTGTACAGAGGTAGAGATCCCCCACTTTTTCTGTGAACTCAATCAGATGATCCAACTTGCCTGTTCTGACACCTTTCTTGATAACTTGGTGATGTATTTTGCAGCTATGCTGCTGGCTGGAGGTCCCCTCGTTGGGATCCTTTACTCTTACTCCAAGATAGTTTCCTCCATACGTGGGATCTCATCAGCTCAAGGCAAGTATAAAGCATTTTCTACCTGTGCATCTCACCTCTCGGTTGTCTCCTTATTTTATTGTGCAAGCCTAGGTGTGTACCTTAGCTCTGCTGCTACCCAGAGCTCACGGTCAAGTGCCACAGCCTCGGTGATGTACACGGTGGT